The segment ATCTCATTCTTAAACTATTATATTTACTTGTTAGTCTGTCGGAATTTATTGTTAGGTTCTCCTGACTATCAAAATACCTGCTCCAAACAATTTCATGTAAATGGCGTGCTCTCTTTAATGGTTTAATTGCTAGTAATAGATTTTCTAATTCTGTTGTCCATAAAAAGGGCAGCCCGATGTATGTAGCATCCCCCATTCACGAAGGGTTCGGGGAACTCGTGACCTATCGGTCACTAGAGACAACTTTAGTTTCCATTGCATCAGTGTACTGTCTGTTTGCAACAAGCCTAAGGGCTAGTCACATCTTAGTGCCTGCAGTTTTTAGATTTAATGCTTTGCGGTTTCATCAATTGTTCTTCGTCTACTAATATGATATAGCAAGGAAAGATAAACTCGACATAGTTTGTCTGTAGTTTATTAAAAATCTTGAATGTTCAATAACCAAGAATATGCTTTAATTTCACTTAGCAGCTTGATGTCTAATACTGGAAGTTTCAGCCCTTGACACAGTAGACTATTGGTACAAATACGATAGCTAGTTTCTAATACGTGGCTAATTTGTTGTTAATTTTTACAATAATATCTATACTAATTCCTAAAGGAAGGATCATCGACCTCAATAAAGTAACTTGGTGATAACATCCTAACTGTTTGTCTTTATTGTCCTTTTTCTAGGGTATTACCGTAtaggttcatgagaaaaatttgGGGTTACCAAATGGGAAGTTTGGATCCAGCTCCAAATGGTCAAGTGAAAAATCACCCACAATTGGAGAACTCGTTGTGGAAGTGTTGGCTGAGAATATATCAGTGAGGTCTGATTCCGAATGGTGCAAGTTATGAACCATTCCATAACCATTCATCTGGCTGCTGGTTGAGACTGAGAAGTAGTTTGATTCAGGGGTAGTAGGAGAGACAAAAGACGGTGAATAGCCGCTACCTATCAGATTGTCATCGACATGAGAAATCTGGAAATGTCGATTATCGTCTGTCATACCAGAAGAAAATGTTGGAACAAAGGAGAAATGACATGCTGCTGGGTCATTCTCGTCCAAGTCATTAGTATTGACTCTCAGGTTTGCTCTCAAATTCATCAACACTTGATTTGAATATTGCTGCCCTGTTGGATAAACGGCTTGGTTTTCGAATTCTTGTTTCTCTGGCGATGTTGGTTGTGGTGCAGAATAAGTAGCATGATGACAATTATGGGAGCCTCGGTATGTGATATCAAATACAGTCGGATCATCATCTGATCTCTGCACATGTTTTGTTGCCCAACAGTTTTGCATGTGACGATAGGTGCATCTGTAGTAGCTTCTGCAAAACACAAGTAAACTTTGTGTCAGAACATAGGTTTCTACTCTTCAACTGATTTATGATTGAACCACAGTTAATCGATCGAATGAAAagttcatttttcatttttatgagTTTATGACTTTCATGCAGGTTACTGAAGTTGACTTATTACCTAGGATATTTAGCTCTTAGAATATCCTTCTGTCCGTACTTTCTCCAGCTATATCCATCATCAGTAGGACCTTCAAATCCGCTCTCCGCGCTGACTTTGACTTGTTCAGTCCATGTGGGCTGTGATTTTCTGCAATATCCATCAAGAACCAGGTTAGTTGACCAATGAAAATTAACTACTAAAACTTTCTCCTTTTCATTTTATGTAGTAGtatttgacttgacacggattcccaaaaaagaaaagacttTTTGGCACATAACGAAAGTAGTATCCTTAGatcttgtggttttaaacaCGTCATGACATTTCTATAGCTACAAAAGCAGGTTATTAAAGGTAAAACGAGAAGTTTGAAGTTAGATGAATTTTCTAAATATAGAAAAGTGTCATTTTGAACGGA is part of the Solanum pennellii chromosome 8, SPENNV200 genome and harbors:
- the LOC107028936 gene encoding probable WRKY transcription factor 53, with the translated sequence MDCASNWEYKTLINELTQGIEHTKQLREHFHSTASTFENQELLLQKILSSYEQSLLILNWGGSTVQSPPALPPSAGAIEYSVSVNGSPKSDDKKRSDQDQHALINISKKRKSQPTWTEQVKVSAESGFEGPTDDGYSWRKYGQKDILRAKYPRSYYRCTYRHMQNCWATKHVQRSDDDPTVFDITYRGSHNCHHATYSAPQPTSPEKQEFENQAVYPTGQQYSNQVLMNLRANLRVNTNDLDENDPAACHFSFVPTFSSGMTDDNRHFQISHVDDNLIGSGYSPSFVSPTTPESNYFSVSTSSQMNGYGMVHNLHHSESDLTDIFSANTSTTSSPIVGDFSLDHLELDPNFPFGNPKFFS